The DNA sequence AAAAAAGATGCTGACGAACGTGTTGCAGAAGCACGTAAGAATCTCGCACAGACCAAAGTGGATGCTCTGAAAAACGCCAACGAACGCATCGCTGCGATTCAGAAAACCATCAGCCAGGAAAAGAAAGATGTTGTGGAAGCGGAGAAGCAGGTTGCCGAAGCGAAGCAGAAGCTGGAATCGGCCAGCGATAAAGAAAAGGCCGATGCCCAGGATGAGCTGAATAACGCTCAGGAATCGCTGAAAGCACAGCAGGAAGATGTCTCTGCAGCTGAAAAGCGTCTCAAGGAAGCTCAGGAAGAATTAAAGAAAGTTGAAAGTCTGATCGACGCCTAGTCCTGGTCCTTTAGACTTAAGGCACGAGAGCTGGCTTAACTAGTCGGCCCTGACTGCCTGTCTCTGTCAGAAATGCTGAACCACTGGTGCAGCCTGACTGACACGACCTCCCGTCCCCCGGATCAGCTTCTGATCCGGGGGATTTTTTTTGTGACAGGGATGAGTTTGAATTACGAAAGACACAAACAGCACGAAATTCCGTAGATCCTGAATAAGGATTCAGAACTGAGAATGCCAGGTGTCTTTTCTGTGTTTACTCCACACTCATCACTTGGTTAATCACGTAGGCTGATTTTCCGCTTTGATATTGAAACAGGACGCGGAGTTGACGAACCAGCAGATCGTCTGGCGATGTGAATTCAAGTTCCACCCAGCCTTGAAATTTCAATGCCTGTCGAGAAGATTCGGTCGTCCAGCCCGAGACACCCAACCATTCACCACCATCAATGCTGATAAAGATAGCACCATTACAGGTATCATTTATTTGGGCTGCATGCCCCTGGATTCTCAGTCGCAGGTCATTGACAGAAACGGGATGTGGGAAATTCAGGTAATAGGTTGTTGCCTCCGGGCGATCACCGGCATTACCCCGGTGCTGATCCTGGGCAATCATTCTGGAGTATTTTCGAGGCGCCACCAGGGTAGCTTTAATCGATTCTGTCGGCGCCAGTTCGTTCAATTTCTGTTCTACTTCCGTTTTCTGGTTGCCTTCCAACTGAGGCAGGGCTTTGCGATACCAGACTGCAGCGTGCTGTCTGACATGTTTCGCAGAAAGTCCCTGCAGCATTTCCGCGGTTTTCCACCAGGCTGCTCCCAGTTCGAGTGGGTCAGTTCCTTTTTCTGATTCGCTTCGTGCCAGGTTTGCCAGCGGTTCATCACCCCCTTGTGCCAACCTTTGGAGTCCTTGAGGCCATTCGTTTTTGACAAAACAGAGATATCTACCAATTTCCAGATTCAGTTTTTGATCTTGGGGAGCCTGCTGAAGTGATTTCTGGTTCTGAATGAATTCACTGTACTGTTTCTGCAAGTCGTTGAGTTCCAGTCTGGTTTCATGGGCGGCTGTTTCATAACGATGGACCCGTGTTTTGGTTGCTATCTTTTTGGCCAGATTTGCTAAGGCGGTCGCTGTCTCAAAATTATTGTTTTGAATCGCTTCCTCGATGAGCGGCGGGATCAAGAAGTAGACCTGTTTGAATTGTCTGTTAAGTAACCGTTGAGAAGCCGCCGTTTCCAGGATTTCTGTTTTAGTTTTCAGGCTGTCGATCTGGAAATCATTTTGTAGGAGATCCACAATCTGGAAGGCGCCGATAAAATCATCTCCAGTGAGATATAACTTCTGGGCAGTCAGCAATAAGGCGTAACGACTTGCCGAGTCTTCCGTCCTCTCTGCCTCACCGATCAGTTTTTCTGCCAGCTGTTTTCGCTGGATTGCATACCTGGCATTTCGTAATTCCGTGGCATTCAGTTTTCGCACAAGTTGTAAGTGCTTGTTTAAAATCGCTTCCTCAGGAAGTGGTGACTTCTCCGCAGAGTAGGACGGGGAAGTCATCATCAGGATGGTAAACAGGATGCAGACTTTTATCGAAGACATTGCCATCGGGCTCCGGAATCGCTTTGGGGTATTCAATTTGGGTACAGGCTGTTCATTGTATTGTACATGTTGCTCTGATTCATGGTTTATATAAGAGTGATCTGTAATTAATTCTGAAACAGAACCTGATCTCATCAGGGCTCATCTGATCTGCTATACTCCTGAGACTGAAGTAGATCTCCCGTATCTCATGGTACTGTCAGCCTGTTTGACAGTAAATCAATCACCGTCTCGCTTTTATCGCTCGAATCATCATGAAATATCGAAACCCCCTGACTGGTGTCTGTATCCTGCTCACATTTCTGCTGACCGGCGTCTCGACAACGACGGCCCAGGTGACGTTTCCCAAGCAGGAGAAACCGCAGGGCGCGCCTTTGAAAACGGACGTGACTGTGACCCTGTTAATGGAAGCCGACGGTTCGGCCCTGTATGCCCAGCAATGGGGGCAGACGTTTCGGGATCTGGGGATCTCGATTCGCACCCGACGTGCCGTTCTGGATGATAAACCTGCTGTCGAGGAAAATGTCAGGGGGACTCTACGGGAGGTGAGGATCACCGGTACTCTGGATCGCAACGGTGTGATTCAGTTTCCTGGACGCAAGTTTGCCCGTAACGAAGTCGCCCGCCTCAAGGAATGGATTAATGAGCTGAGAGTCTATGGTGCCCAGGGATCGCCTGACAGTAAACCGCTGTGGGGACTTTCGAATGAACAGTTCAAAAAAGTCTTTGCTGCCCTCTCTGAAGCAACACCAGTAAACCTCCAGGGCCTGACCCTGGATCAGGCGGTTCGCAAGCTGGAGTTCCCGGGTTCGCTGCCAGTCCGCTTTGATCTGGAAGCACAGAAACGTTTTTCGCAGATACCCGCCGGTGATACGATTTCTGCCGATCTCAGCAAACTGTCCAAGGGAACGGTACTGGCGATTGCCCTCAAGCAGTATGGCCTGGCCTTTCATCCCTCACGCACCCCGTCGGGCTCGCTGGAACTGCTGATCACCCCCTGGGAGGCCACAGAGTCTCCCTGGCCGATTGGCTGGGAACTGAAACTGTCGCGCCAGAAAACCGCGCCTCGCTATTTTGAATTGATTCCGGTCGAACTCAGCAATGTCCCCCTGCGTGATGTTCTGGTAGCCGCTTCCAAGGCCTCAGAGATTCCCATGCTGCTGGACGATTATGAGGTTCAGCAGAAACAGATCGACGTTGATGAAATCAAAGTCAACGTTTCCAAGAAGCGAACGACCTGGGGCATTCTGATCCGCGATGCCATCGGCGGAACCGGGCTGGTACGCAAACTGGTCATTGATGAACGCGGGCAGCCCTTCGTCTGGATTACCGCGTTTGAGCCCCGCGTGCAGTCACCGAAGCCGTAATCAGAATTTCTCTGCTGCCGGTGCGGGAGGCGGCGGGGTGTAGCCGCCGGCTTACGAACAGGCTTGGGCTGCAGTTTGAGCTGAGGCGGTGCAGGGAGCTTCGATTTCGGAGCAGGCTGTGGTGCAGGGGGAATCGACATGGGACCATTGGCACTCACCGCGGGCGCGGATTCGATGACAGCTTTCTGTTCTACGAGCATGCCCGCCTGGGTGATACCACCATAGGTGTCTGAGACGGGCATATTTTCCCGTACCAGATCCGGGCGTACGTATTTCAGGTTCCGGCCTGGTGTCACGCCGTACTGCCAGTGAAACAGAGAGACCTGGGACGCCTTGTAAGGAAAGTGGTCCCGCTTCTGGAAGAAGATCGCCGGAGCCCGTAATGTGTTGTAGTCGATCCAGAAGCTGGACAGGCTATACCGTTTGCGATGCACGCAACCCTGCTGACTCAGTACAGCCGCGGTGAGCAGCAGCAGTACGATTCGATGCCAGCGAAATTTCGATTGACGATGCATGCGACAGACCTGTGGGATACGGAACCGTTCCGGACCGGAGCGGGAGGCAGACGGATAATACCTGCGCAGTTTCCCTGACCGGTTTAATGTTATTCATCGTCGATATAAATCGGCTGGATTCAGCCAAATCCCGAGAGGAGAACGACTTGGTATCGAAAAGTATTTCGATATCGTAAGACAGGTAAGATGGGTGGATTATTTCCGCCACATTCGCGCGAAGATCTTGCCCAGTTCCGGGAGCTGATAGTGGGCGTTCAACCCGCTGGGGTTGGGCAGCACCCAGACGTCGGCTTTCCCGATCTGGCGTTTCTGCAGTCCGAGCTGCGCATCTTTCTGCCGAAACGCTTTACGGTAGGAGGTGATCCCCAGAAAGACGACCTTCTGCGGTCGGTACCTGATGACCTTTTCCGTAAGAATGCGGGCTCCCTCGTAGAGCTCCTCTTTCGAGAGTTCGTCGGCCCGTTTAGAGGCTCTGCTGACAATGTTGGTCAGTCCGCCACCCCGCTTGAGCAGTTTATAGTCTTCAAACGGGGAGTAGAGTCGTTCGGTGATTTTCCCCCGATGCATGGCTGGCCAGAAGCGGTTGCCGGGTCGGGCAAAGTGATGCCCGACCGCAGCTGAATACAGACCTGGATTAGTCCCGACAAACAGGGCTTTCAGCCCCTCTTCAATCAGATCGGGAAGCTGCTTATGGACGGCCTGTTCGACCTCCTCGGCGGTTGGCTTCCAGATTTCTTCCATGCTGCACAGACTCCCTGTTGCGTCAGGTAGGACCTCAGTCGATCAAGCCGTCATTCCGCAGTGAGTCAATGGCGCGTTCAAATGCATTGACTGTGAAATCGATGTCTTCGTCAGTATGAGAAGCGGTTGTCATCGCTCCCCAGCCGAACCAGTCCACGCCGTTGAGCAGCAGAGCACAACGGAACGCGTGCCCCAGTCGGGCATCATGTTTACGGTCCAGCTTATCAAAGTCATTGTCATACGGAACGAACGAATCGTCTTCCGGCCGCGGGCCATCGTAGCCGGGGAAGACTTTGATGATCGAGAACTGGCCGTAGACCGCCCAGTTCACGTTCTTGCGAGTGAGTACTTCATTCATACCCCTGCGCAGCTTCGCTGCACTTTCATTCGCCTGGCGACAGGGTTTACCAGTGGCAACTTCTTTCAGTACGGCGATCCCGGCGGCGGCGGAGAGCGGGTTGGCATTATAGGTGCCGGGGTGTTTCATTTTCTGGCCGAAGGGGTTGTCGAAGGCAATCGCCTGCATCAGGTCGGCCCGTCCTGCCAGACAACCTCCTGGCAGACCACCAGCAACGATTTTCGCCAGAGAAGTCAGGTCCGGTACAATGCCACAGACTTCCTGCATACCCCCGGGGGCCACACGGAAACCACTGATGACTTCATCCATGATCAGCAGCACGCCTTTATCTGCGGTCAGCTGGCGAAGTCCCTGCAGGAAGCCCTCTTCCAGGGGAACCACACCCCAGCGGCTGCCGGTCGCTTCCACAATAATACAGGCCGGGTCGTGTGCGTCGATCGTACGTTCGACCAGTTCGAGATCATTGGGACGAATGATAACCAGTTCGTCGGAGACCCCATTCGTGACGCCGGGCATCGAGTAGCTTTTGTCATCGTGGGGAGGCTCAGAAGCCTGGGTGAGCAGATCGTGCCAGCCGTGGAAGTGGCCGGCAAACTTGATCACTTTGGTCTTGCCGGTGGCGATCCGAGAGACTCGCAGGGCCATCATGGTCGCTTCAGTTCCACTGCTGGTAAAGCGGAGCATTTCACAGGAAGGGACCAGCTGGCGGACCAGCTCTCCCCATTCGAGTTCTAGTTCGTGACAGGCACCGAAATGAGTTCCTTTCGCGACCTGTGCCTGAACCGCTTCGACCATCGCCGGGTGACTGTGCCCCAGGATCAATGCACCATGGCCGCTCCAGTAATCGATAATGTCGTTCCCGTCGACATCGTATTTATGGGCACCCTGAGCGCGGTCTACGTAGATCGGGAACGGTTTCATGTACCGTCCATCGTGGGTGACTCCGCTGGGGAAGAGCTCACATGCTTTCTTGTAATCTTGCGCAGAGGTTGGAAATTTCGCAAAAAAGTCAGCTTCAATCTGCTGTCCCACGGCCTGGCTCATGGTGATGTACTCACAAAATCAGGAAAGAAAACGTTCTGATGCAATCTCAGAACCGGGAAGAGCGGCGGTGATTTCTTAAATAAAGTCACAAATCCGCATAGCGCATTTTATAACGGAAATCTAGCGAAATAGCAAAGAGATCGCTTCGCAAAAAACTAGACCCGGGTGGGCCCGAATGTAATTCGGGCCGAGCGCAACGAGCAGGAGGTTTCGTGTGATCAAACAACGCAGAGAGACTTTCTGAACCCGATAATCATATCTGGATTCCAATCAATTAGGAAATGATTTACCGATTCGTATGTGTCAGCTGAAACCTCTTGTTGCCTGCGGCAACCCCGGATTGCATCCGGGGCCACCCGGCATCGTTACTTAATACTCGTTGGCCTGTTCGGTCTGACCTTCCAGGGCTTCGAACGTATTTTCCGCTACCTGACGGACGCGGCGTTCTTCGACCTCTTCCTTCAGCTTGGCAATCGCGTCTGCTAAAGGTATCGGACCCAGGTCACCGTCGATGCGATCGCGGACAGCGACAGCAGTCTGTTCGGCTTCTTTAGGACCAACGATGAACATGTAAGGAATCAGTTCCAGCTGGGCATCGCGGATCTTCGCGTTGACCTTGGAGCTGCGCGTATCGACCGAAATCCGGAAGCCGTTCTGCCGTAGTTGAGCAGCGACTTCGTTGGCGTAGTCGAGTGTCTTGTCGCTGACGGGCAGGACTCGAATCTGTTCCGGAGCCAGCCAGAGCGGGAAGGCACCGGCGAAATGCTCGATCAGCATCCCGGTGAAACGTTCCATCGAACCGAATGGGGCCCGGTGAATCATCACGGGACGATGCGAATGGTTATCCGATCCAGTGTATTCCAGCTGGAACCGCTCGGGCAGGTTGTAGTCCAGCTGTACGGTTCCCAGCTGCCATTCACGTCCGATGCAGTCCGAGACCATGAAGTCGGCCTTGGGACCATAGAATGCGGCTTCCCCTTCGCATTCGGTGTAGGACATACCGGAATCGGCGAGTACTTTCCGCAGACTGTCTTCGGCGTGCTGCCAGTTCTCTTCACTGCCCACGTACTTGTCGCTCTTCGGGTCACGCAGCGAGAGCTGCACGCGAAAGTTGTCCAGACCGACCGAGGCCAGCACGAATTTTACCAGTTCCAGTGTGGCCCGGAATTCGTCTTCAACCTGCTCGGGAGTGCAGAAGATGTGGGCGTCGTCCTGGGTCAGACCCCGTACACGAAGCATCCCGTTCAATTCCCCGGTCTGCTCGTGACGGTACACGGTCCCGAATTCCGCCAGACGGACGGGCAGATCGCGATAGCTGCGGGGCATTGCCTGATACATCTTTGCATGGTGCGGACAGTTCATCGGCTTGAGCAGGAACCGCTCATGCTTGTGTTCCCAGTCCTTGAGAATTTTAAGTTTCTCTTCCCGGCTCGCACCAGGTGGGAATTCGAAGTCGCAGTTCATGACACGCGAGGACTGGAACAGGGTCTCTTCCTGCTCAGCGGAAAGATCATCTTCTTCCAGTTTACGTACCCAGAAGTCGACCAGCTGACCGGCGTCGTGGCCGAACAGCGGAGCGAACTGGGAATCGCGGTAATAAGGAAAGTGCCCACTGGTTTCGTAGAGTTCCACACGACCGATGTGCGGCGAATAGACGGGCTGATAACCCAGTCGGGTCAGTTCCACTTTGATGAAGTCTTCGAGGACCGCACGGATGGTCGCCCCTTTGGGTAGCCAGAGGCAGAGTCCCTGACCGACTTCGGGATTGATCTGGAACAGGCCCAGCTTTTTCCCCAGCACACGGTGGTCGCGGCGTTTAGCTTCTTCCACCTGTTCCAGGTATTTTTTCATGTCCTTCTTACTGAACCAGGCAGTGCCGTACAGACGCTGCAGCGGTTTGTTGCCGGCATCCCCTTTCCAGTAGGAACCAGCAATGGAGAGCAGCTTGAAGGCTTTAACTTTCCCTGCATTGGGAATGTGCGGACCGCGACACAGGTCGACAAATTCGCCCTGGCGGTAGAAGCTGAGCTGCGGATGGTCGGCCAGACCTGTAGCGATATGCTCGGCTTTGGATGACTGGTGCATCTCATTCACGAAGGAGATGGCTTCTTCCCGGTCGAGCGAGAAGCGTTCGAAGGGCTCTTCTTCCTTGATGATCTTCTTCATCTCTTCTTCGATTTTGGGGAAGTCATCTTCGCTGATGGTGTGTTCCAGGCCAAAATCGTAGTAAAAGCCGTGTGGCAGAGTGGGACCGAAGGCCAACTGGATATCGGGCCAGAGCCGCATCACCGCCCGTGCCATGATGTGGGCACAGGAGTGTCGCATCACGCCGAGTGCTTCGGCGTCCCGCTCGGTAAGCAGGCGGAGTGAGATTTCATTAGAGTCAGAGATGTCCTTCAGAGGGCGGAACGCATCACAAATGGTTCCGTCCACTTCCGCGGCGACGACTGCATTGGCCAGCCGCTCCCCAATTGACTGGGCGACATCGAGTGCTGAACTGTTTTCGGGAAATTCCTTTACGCTTCCATCGGGTAACTTGATCTGAATCATTCGATTTATTGAACTTCTTCTAAAGTCGGAACCGCCACAGTCGCCGTTACAAAGGGCTCACTGATCAGGCAGTTCGAAAGAGGTACGGTCTTTATATTCGACAGGCACAGCCCGCGTCAATGTTCGCAGTTTTGCAGGCAAAATGTGCGAATCTAGTGAAATTGATATGATCGGTCAGACAGGTCGACCGACTCTTCCAATCAGCAGTTTTTTTCACAGAAAGTGTTCTGGAACTTGACGATATCGAACCTGATCCGTAATCTTTTGAAACCTCAGGACGATTAGCTCAGTTGGTTAGAGTGCCACGTTGACATCGTGGAGGTCACTGGTTCGAATCCAGTATCGTCCACTTGAAAGCCCTTGTCTGTTATAGACTTAGGGCTTTTTTTGTGCGCACCTGAATCTGCTGTGCAAACCTGCTTTCCCGACTGGGACGATCCCTGTAATCGCTACTACCCGATGCGGAATCCCTCTCGAATCCTCAAATTCGTCAGCATGCACACAGGCGGAGCGGGGCTCCAGTCGATCATTATTCTGGACCGTGCCATTTTTAAGTCATACTTCTGATCGTGTATTGCTCCAGGAGGGAGTCTGGATCAGAGACAGCTATAAGGTTTCAGGATGAAGGAACATCCCTCTGGCAGAGCGCGCGGACTGGGGCTGGCACTCTCAGCTGCACTCATCACTGGCTGTGCCTCGCAGTCAACCAACGTGCAGACCGCTTCGACTACAGCTTCTGTGGATTTAAAGCCAACTCCCGTTGCCGAGACAACTGTCGTTGAAGAACCGGTGATGGAAGCGGAGATTCTCCAGACCAGGGGTATTGAATCTGCTCCGGAGGCATTGACTGACGGTACCCATTCTGATGTGGTTGTAAATCACCCTGCGATCTCCCAGCCTCTGAGTGAACTGGAGATGCTGGCTGTGGAACAGAACCCCAAACTGGTCAAGCTCTACCAGGAGTACAACGCCGCATCCTCCCGTTCCCGTTACGTCAATAAGTTGCCTGACCCGAAACTGGGGGCGAATGTCTTCGGGGCTCCGCTGCAGACGGCTTCCGGTTCTCAGCGGGCGGTGATGAGTATGAGCCAGACGATTCCCTGGCTGGGTAAACTGAATGCCATGGAGCAGCAGGCCTGCTTTGAAGCGTTTGCGGTCCGGGCTGACTATCTCTCGGAACGGCTGCGCGTCATCGCTGCAGTGCGGACGGGCTGGTATCGGCTATATGTCATTGACCAGCAGATTGAAACTGCAGAAGTAAATCAGCAACTGCTGCAGTCACTGATCGATGTGGCGAATGCCCAGATTTCGACCGGAAGTGCCACCCAGGGGGACGTTCTGCTGGGAACGCTGGAACTCAGCAAGCTGGAAGAGCGACTGCTGACATACCGCAAGTTGCGGGTCGCGATTCAGGCAGAAGTCAATCGGCTCATCGCCCGTGATGCGGATACATCAATTTTAACACCGCAGGAACTGAAGATCGATCTTCCGACTCTGTCTTCACAGCAGATCTTTCAGCAGGCCCGGGACTCTCAACCAGAGATCCAAGCGGCTCAACTCCGGACGCAGGCCACACGTTGGGGGATCGAAGTCGCTCATTTGAGCCGTCGACCGGAACTGACACTGTCGGCGAACTATTTCTTCACGGACAACAACCGGCCCCCTTCGAATCTGTATAAGGTAGGACAGGATCCCTGGTCGCTGGGAGCTCAAGTCAGTATTCCACTCTGGAAAGAGAAATACGACGCGCTGGAAGATGAGGCGACCTGGAAGCATCTGGCATCCACGTATTCCGAAAGTGACCTGCTGGACCGCTACGATGCGCTGATCACTGAACTGCTGGCCGAAGCCCGTCGGGCGGAAGAGACGGCACAACTCTATCGAGATACGATTCTCCCCCAGGCGCAGCAGACGTTGCGGGCCGACCAGGAGTCTTATTCCCGCGGGGCTGTCGAGTTTGACCGCGTGATTCGTGATTATCGCAATCTGCTGACGCTTGAGCTGGGATATCATCAGGCAATCGGTGAACTGGCGATCGCCCTGACACAACTCAGTCGCGTTTCGGGACAGGATGTGCCTTTGCATTCTCCGGCACCACCT is a window from the Gimesia benthica genome containing:
- the mug gene encoding G/U mismatch-specific DNA glycosylase; its protein translation is MEEIWKPTAEEVEQAVHKQLPDLIEEGLKALFVGTNPGLYSAAVGHHFARPGNRFWPAMHRGKITERLYSPFEDYKLLKRGGGLTNIVSRASKRADELSKEELYEGARILTEKVIRYRPQKVVFLGITSYRKAFRQKDAQLGLQKRQIGKADVWVLPNPSGLNAHYQLPELGKIFARMWRK
- a CDS encoding aspartate aminotransferase family protein, coding for MKPFPIYVDRAQGAHKYDVDGNDIIDYWSGHGALILGHSHPAMVEAVQAQVAKGTHFGACHELELEWGELVRQLVPSCEMLRFTSSGTEATMMALRVSRIATGKTKVIKFAGHFHGWHDLLTQASEPPHDDKSYSMPGVTNGVSDELVIIRPNDLELVERTIDAHDPACIIVEATGSRWGVVPLEEGFLQGLRQLTADKGVLLIMDEVISGFRVAPGGMQEVCGIVPDLTSLAKIVAGGLPGGCLAGRADLMQAIAFDNPFGQKMKHPGTYNANPLSAAAGIAVLKEVATGKPCRQANESAAKLRRGMNEVLTRKNVNWAVYGQFSIIKVFPGYDGPRPEDDSFVPYDNDFDKLDRKHDARLGHAFRCALLLNGVDWFGWGAMTTASHTDEDIDFTVNAFERAIDSLRNDGLID
- the thrS gene encoding threonine--tRNA ligase, coding for MIQIKLPDGSVKEFPENSSALDVAQSIGERLANAVVAAEVDGTICDAFRPLKDISDSNEISLRLLTERDAEALGVMRHSCAHIMARAVMRLWPDIQLAFGPTLPHGFYYDFGLEHTISEDDFPKIEEEMKKIIKEEEPFERFSLDREEAISFVNEMHQSSKAEHIATGLADHPQLSFYRQGEFVDLCRGPHIPNAGKVKAFKLLSIAGSYWKGDAGNKPLQRLYGTAWFSKKDMKKYLEQVEEAKRRDHRVLGKKLGLFQINPEVGQGLCLWLPKGATIRAVLEDFIKVELTRLGYQPVYSPHIGRVELYETSGHFPYYRDSQFAPLFGHDAGQLVDFWVRKLEEDDLSAEQEETLFQSSRVMNCDFEFPPGASREEKLKILKDWEHKHERFLLKPMNCPHHAKMYQAMPRSYRDLPVRLAEFGTVYRHEQTGELNGMLRVRGLTQDDAHIFCTPEQVEDEFRATLELVKFVLASVGLDNFRVQLSLRDPKSDKYVGSEENWQHAEDSLRKVLADSGMSYTECEGEAAFYGPKADFMVSDCIGREWQLGTVQLDYNLPERFQLEYTGSDNHSHRPVMIHRAPFGSMERFTGMLIEHFAGAFPLWLAPEQIRVLPVSDKTLDYANEVAAQLRQNGFRISVDTRSSKVNAKIRDAQLELIPYMFIVGPKEAEQTAVAVRDRIDGDLGPIPLADAIAKLKEEVEERRVRQVAENTFEALEGQTEQANEY
- a CDS encoding TolC family protein; translation: MKEHPSGRARGLGLALSAALITGCASQSTNVQTASTTASVDLKPTPVAETTVVEEPVMEAEILQTRGIESAPEALTDGTHSDVVVNHPAISQPLSELEMLAVEQNPKLVKLYQEYNAASSRSRYVNKLPDPKLGANVFGAPLQTASGSQRAVMSMSQTIPWLGKLNAMEQQACFEAFAVRADYLSERLRVIAAVRTGWYRLYVIDQQIETAEVNQQLLQSLIDVANAQISTGSATQGDVLLGTLELSKLEERLLTYRKLRVAIQAEVNRLIARDADTSILTPQELKIDLPTLSSQQIFQQARDSQPEIQAAQLRTQATRWGIEVAHLSRRPELTLSANYFFTDNNRPPSNLYKVGQDPWSLGAQVSIPLWKEKYDALEDEATWKHLASTYSESDLLDRYDALITELLAEARRAEETAQLYRDTILPQAQQTLRADQESYSRGAVEFDRVIRDYRNLLTLELGYHQAIGELAIALTQLSRVSGQDVPLHSPAPPALPEPE